A segment of the Nitrospinaceae bacterium genome:
CGATGAGGTTTCAATAAACAAAAAGGGAATGCGCAACAGCTTCCCCACCAGTGCGAATGGTACCGCAGGACCAGCGCCTGGGCTCATAATCAGATCCGGCTTCTTTTCGCGAAGTATCCGCCATGCCTCCCAAAGATTCACGAAAAACCGCCAATCTCGCTCGGAGTGACAGATGAAAGTGGTCTTGCCTTCTAACTCCTTGGGCAGGATCGTGGGGGCATTCAAGACGAAAAAATGATCGTAGCGCTCGTAAACCTTCCTCAAAGCCCTGGCTTCGCCGAGATGCCCCCCGATGGAAGAGACGATGCATATCTTTGCTCTAATTTGGTTCTCCTCCATACCTCGCTGCGAATCAGCCATATGCCCCCCCTTGACAAGGTCTGCCATCAATCAGATACCGATTTATCCGCCTTGCTTGCAACCAAGTAGATGCAATCTCCGGACATCGGATCCTGTCCGTTCCTTTTCTCCCGCATGGTGGCAAACCCTTCCCTGGCCGACGTAAAACCGTAGTCTAAAAACTCGACAGTCAAGGTTTGAAACATCCATACCGGAGGCGTGACGGTTTCGACATGAGAGACAGCCCATCCTTCGGATTCCATAAAACTCACCAGAGTTTCCGGGCTGAAGTGCCACAAGTGAAATGGCATGTGCCAGTTGATCCATGAATTTTTAAATGTATTCCTTAGTTGAGAATTAACGTTCGGACAACAAATAATGAGTTTTCCGTCCGGCACAAGAAGTCTGGAGAATTCCCGCAGAAATTTCTTCGGGTCCATCAGATGCTCAAGCACCTGAAAAAGCACGATGGCATCGAAAAAATTCATATTCTCAGGGGGAAAAGATTCAATCCCTCCCTGCACATCGAAACCAAGCAATTTCGCCTGTGCCGATGCCGCCATGGAAGGCTCCACCCCCATCATGTGACGTCTTCGATTCTTATTGAGGTAATTCATCATGTAACCTTCGCCACACCCGAAATCGAGGATCTCGCCCTCCGGCGGTATGTGCTTGTCAAAACGCTCCCTCATACACCAGCGCCAATAAAAATTTCTTTTTTTAATCCATCTGATGATATTGTTCTTTTTCCTGGGCCAGGAAAGTATCCCCATCATGTCACTCGAGCCCAGTATGGGAACGACAGATTCCTTTGCCCCATACCCTTCCCTGTACCAAGCTGATAATTTATCCAGCTGGGGGGGGGTCGGACAGGAAGGAAAAACCGCAGGATTTACATGAAACGATATGATAGACGCCAGGGTATCCGAAACGATTATCCACATCCGTTATCACGGGCTCAAAATCCTTGCCGCCACAAAGGTAGCAGTCTTCCGTAGTCTTCCGTTTTATGTCCACCATGCGATCATTCCTATGCCAAGCAACTGTTCGATTCCATTTCGCCAGGGAAGCTCCCTAATTCCAACCTCCCGGCAAGACCCGATTCCAAGAAAATTGAGCGTCGGGAGAAGACAAATATCCGCCAGAAACCCGCCTTCTCCATGCTGTCCAGCCTAATGGCTCAACGTCTCCTGCTCGGGAATGATTTGGAATATACACTAAATTCACTGAAATACTTAGGGGAAAGAAACGGCCAAAAACTCTTAAACATAAAGATTCTGCAGCATACCGAGCATTCGGTATGCCTCGGCCGAAGTGTTCAGGTTTGGCTCTTTTCCGGGAAATACCGCCCCCGTCTTGCGCCTCACCGAGAAGCGGCCCCGCCCCTCAGCCCCGCCCCTCAGCGCAGGCTCCGTTCGCCCTCCGGGCTCCCGGAGCCTGCGCTGACCCTCTCCTCATGCTCGTTCATGTGGACACCTCCTTTGAGCGGGAATCTACCCGCTATTCGGTGTCCAACAAAACTCTGGAGCGGAGGAGGATATAGCTGAGAAGCAGTCCCCCGTTCCAACCCTGTAGTACCGTCCAATCCCACAACTGCTAATGGTTCGTTATAGTTGAGATTAAACCGACTTAGGCTGTACTGTGAGTAAAATGGCTTTTACTAGATATCACATTGGACCTATGGTCTTAGAAGATTCACAAAAACTGCTATAGTTTAAAAAGGAAGTAGGCTTGGGATGTCAATTTGAAGTGGAATATGACTATATAATAGAAGAATTTCCAGAGTTTTCCGCCTGAAAAACAGCGAGCGAATTTATGCCTCCCCAGGTTTCTGTATGCATCCCGGCCTATAACTACGGGCACTACCTTCCTGAGGCGATCGAAAGCGTCCTGGCTCAGACCTTCACGGATTGGGAACTAATCATTTGCGACGATCAATCGGTCGACGACACCGAAACCATCTGCAGAGAATATTCCGACAAAGACCCTCGAATTCGCTACTTCAAAAACGAAACCCGGCTAGGAATGTTCGAGAATTTCAACCGGACTATCGACCATGCACAGGCACCTTTCGTTAAATTTCTATGCGCTGACGATTGGCTTCATCCCGATTGTCTTGAGGTTTGCATCAATTTAGCGGAAACGTTTCCAACAGCATCCATGATTCAATCCGCATGCGTTGACGTCAACTCTGCCGGAATTCCTATTTCAAACGTTTCCGAAACGTGCTTTCCCAAAAAAATTTACAAGGGCGCGACCTTAATTCAGAGACAACTGCTTGGATTCAAAGGGATCGGCGGAAACTCGTCTTTTTTTATAAGGAAAAAATCTCTGCTCGAAATCGGAAAATATACCTCTCGCTTTCGGTATGCAGCAGATACTTTCCTTGGGTTGCAATTATGTCAAGTCGGGGACTTCGTGGCGACAAACCAACTTTTATTTTTCGGACGAATGCATGGAGAAGAAAGGCTTTACACGGAAGATTTAAAGGGAAGTGAAATTTCTCATCGCTCGGAAGAAAATATGGCTCCATTAATTGACTGGATTAGTATTCCACGAATTATTTTCAAATCATCGCCTCTATTTGGAAATAATTGGGCATGCATGATGATTGGAATTGGCAGAGTTGGAGCGGATTATTTTTTAGTGGCCATTCTCAGGATTCTTCAGGGAAATGTTAAAATCGGAGCTATGTACATCAAGGAAATTTTTCGCCATGGGAAACCCTGGTGGCCTATCTTAGCTGCGCTCCCGTGGCGTCTCATTTATCTACTTTGGAAGCGAATTAATCGTAAGTTCCAAAAAATTCAACAAACCGAAGTTTGGAGACCACCGGGATTTCAAATCACCCAGAATGAGAAAACACATAAAGACTCAACCCAAATGCCATGAACCAGCTCATCCATTTCCCCTGAATTCTATAAATGTTGCAAGGGCGGCTAGGGGCACACCACTCAAACAACATGGAAGGGCAAAAAGATGAGAATAACCCGTTTGATAAGATCAATATTACAGCCGATATTCCAGAAGACAAGGTTGGATATGCGCGCCTTGCAGTGGAGGCTCGAGGCACTTGGAGTCAGACATGCCATGCTTAGCGCCGTCCTTTCACAAGATGATTCTCCTCACGGGCCAAACGAAAGATTATTGGATCTGGCCGAATCCATTATAACTCGGGCAAGAAATATAGAGCTGTCCCTTCTTGCGGACCGGGGAGCGCCGCCTATCGTTCATGTGTGGCCCGGCGAACACTACCGGGTTCTTGCCGCTCTCATCGAGGAAGTGAAACCCAGGTCCGTGGTCGAAATCGGAACATTTAAGGGCACCGGCTCGCTGGCAATGCTCCAGGGCATTCCGGACGGCGGGAAATTGACCACTGTGGATATTCTTCCCTGGGACCAGATTCCGGAAACTTTAATCAAAGAAAGTGATTTTTGGGATGGAAGGTTCGAGCAAATCCTATGCGATTTCGGGGAGCCAAAAATAACCCGAAAGCATGCGGACTTATTGCGCGGCGCCGAAATCATTTTCATCGACGCCTCCAAAGACGGCGTGTTCGAAAAGAATCTCATCGACAATTTTTCAGCAATTGATATGACACCAGGCACGCTGTTAATCTTCGATGATATTCGCCAGTGGGAAATGCTCGATATATGGCGGGGCATCCAGCACCCGAAACTGGACATCACCAGCTTCGGGCATTTTTCGGGAACGGGGATAGTGGAATGGAGCGGATAACCGCGAATGAGCCGCAAATTGACCACTGCCCGAGTCAGCTCACCTACCTCTTTATGCTAAAGGCGCAGTCAGAAAAATGATTCTCAACCCGCAACGATTTAACGTCTCCACTTTTTTCGGGAAGTTTTTACGCCTTCCCCTCCACTTGATTCCCAAATCCTTCGTAATGCCCATCCTTCAAGGACCCGCCCGGGGGATGAAATGGACCACAGGAAGCGCCAAGCACGGGTGTTGGCTGGGAGCCTATGAAACCGAAAAAGTCCAGGCCATAGCGAAATGGGTGAAACCGGATATGACGGTGTATGATATCGGCGCTCAGGCGGGATACTACTCTTGTATCTTTTCCCGGCTGGCCCACCGGGGGAAGATTTTTTCATTTGAACCACTTCCGGAAAACATCATATCCATTCTCCGTCATATTCGAATGAACAAACTCTCCAACGTACAGGTTGTGCATACTGCCCTCGCCGGGGAAAGCGGCATATCCGGCTTTTCTGTGGAAGGCGAAAAACACCGGAACATTTTAATCCCCACCGAGAACGCCCCATTGCTGATCCCGACCATCAGCCTTGACGATGCTGTCGAAATTCACCAATTTCCCTTGCCCGATTTTTTGAAAATCGATGTAGAAGGAGCTGAGAATCAAGTTCTCCAGGGCGCTCAACGTACGATTGAAAAAGTCCACCCAACTATATTCCTTGCGCTCCACGGCGAGGATCAAAAAAACCAATGCTTTCAATTTTTGCAGATGAATAATTACGCCTTATACGACTTGGAAGACCGGGAATTAACAGCCCCCGGAGAGACTGATGAAATCCGCGCCACATAAGAGAAATAAAGGATCTCGCCCCTTCCGATGATTCCATCAAAATCAACGGGCAAACAATCCCTTCCCACGAACAGCTAGCCTTCATCCCTTGTTATTCAATTTCGGATATAGTGCGGTAATATAGCAAGGTGCTACAGGACATTCTCTAAGCACTCATTGTTTGGGGCTCTCACTTCACTCCCCATTTATAATTTTGACCACCCGAGGACATCTCGATTGCGCGTACTTCACCTCACCTCAGGCTTGAGCCCCCGCCTCGGCGGACCATCCGTTCTTGTCCCCGAGATATGCAAATCATTGCAGAATGAAAATGTGGAAGTGGTTCTTATATCGACCGACGCGGACGTTTCAGGAAACCTAAACGTACCGCTCAACCAACCCGTGGAGACATCCGGGGTCCGGACATACTATTTCCATACACCTTTTTTGAAAAAGTATGCATTTTCTTTCCAGCTTAACACCTGGCTAAAAAACAATGTCCAACTCTATGATCTCGTTCACATTCATCAATTTTTCTCGTATGTAACCATACCCGCAGTCCACTGGGCCCGGAGGTACGGCAAACCTTATATAATCAGGCCGGCCGGACAGTTGAACTCACACCACATCCGGAAGAATCTTTACGTCAAACAATTATTCTTATTGATGGTAGGGAACAAAATCCTGAAAAATGCGGATTTCATTCACCTGACTTCTAACGCCGAACTGAATGAGTTCCATATTTTAAAACTCCCCGGAACGCCGCGCCTTCTTTCGCCCGGCCTGGATTTCAGCAATGGTGGCGGCGAGCCCAACCCCGAAATATTCTATAAAAACCATCCGGAGCTTCGTAGCAATAAAATCATTCTATTCCTCTCCAGGCTTCACCCAGTCAAGGGCCTCGATCTGCTCTTCCCTTCATTCAAGCAAATTCTGAAAAAAGAAAATAACGTTTCCCTGGTAATCGCCGGGGAACCCGAGAAGGGCTACGAAAAAGATATACAGAATCTACTTAAATCGAACGGACTGGAAAACAAAGTCATCTTCCCTGGTTTCGTCGAGGGAGCAGAAAAAAGCGGCCTTTATTCCATTGCCGATATTTTTGTTCTCCCCTCATACGGGGACAATTTCGGCGTTGCCGCCTACGAGGCCATGGAAAAGGGACTTCCCGTGCTTATCACCGATCGTGTCGGGGTGGCCCCTCAGGTCGAGCAATACGGCGCAGGCTTGGTTACCGGATGCGATTCCGGAGAGATTTCCGATGCCCTGCTCACCCTTCTGGGCGACAAGGAACTCCGAGAAAAGATGGGAAAACAAGGGGCAAAACTGGCAAGAGATGAATTTTCGTGGGAAAAATCATCCCGGGAACTGATCAAGTCGTACGACATGATTCTTTCCTCAGAATCCCAATAGTTCCGCCTTCCCTTTTACCTTGCCGGAATACCTTGGCAGTGCAATAATGGAATTTTGGTGCCCTGCCGTTGAACTCAAACCACAATGATGGAAATATGCCCATTCTAAGAGGCCGATTTAAAGTGTACTTTCCTTACAAGTGGTTTCTAATAACGTGATTGAAAATATAAAAAGCCTTCTTTACAAGAGCCATCTCAGAAATATCCTCCGGTTATTGGGTTTAGGCCGTATGATAATGCTGGTTTCAGAATTTCGGTTGGCGGCTTTCAAGTGGACATCCCGGAATCGCCCCGCCAAAGGGACCGAAAGAGTTCACATCAACGACACTTATCTTGATTTTTGCCACACATCTCACTTTGAACTTTTTCGCCTGAATCACATCGGGGGCGAGCAAAAACTCATCCAGCTACTCCTCGACAATACCCGAAGCGGGGATGTGGTATTCGATATCGGAGCTAACATCGGCATGTATTCCCTATTCCTGGCTAAAAAGGTCGGAATCGGGGGACAAGTCATTTCCTTTGAGCCCGAAAAAAACTCCCGAGCCAGGCTACTTGTAAACATTAAACTTAACGCCATCGAGAATATGAGGGTATTGGAAACGGCGCTCGGCGAAACCGCGAGCGAGGGAGTCATGGATTTTTCAGATGAGGCAGGCTCAGGCGTTCACCGAATTTTAGGAAATGACGAGGGTGAATCTCCCTCCCACCAACAAACTATTTCAGTTGCCCCGGGGGATACGGTTATTCACGAACACTCCCTTCCCGCGCCTAATGTTTTGAAAATTGACGTAGAGGGAATGGAATACGATGTATTGAAGGGTATTACCCAGACCCTGAAACATCCCGATTGCCGTTTTATTTTACTTGAAATTCATTTTTCCTTGCACGCCAAATTGGGCCGCGATAATGTCCCGCGCCAAATTGAAAATCTATTATCCAACAGCGGGTTTACGTATTTGGAATGGGCTGATACTTCTCACCTGATAGGCAGAAAAAAATCATTATGAATTCCAGCCGCGACGTATACGCATACAAAATATTAGGCGAAGACCGTCTGAACTGTATGAGACGTCTTGTGGGCTCTCTCGGTTTCCCAAAATCCG
Coding sequences within it:
- a CDS encoding class I SAM-dependent methyltransferase, whose product is MRERFDKHIPPEGEILDFGCGEGYMMNYLNKNRRRHMMGVEPSMAASAQAKLLGFDVQGGIESFPPENMNFFDAIVLFQVLEHLMDPKKFLREFSRLLVPDGKLIICCPNVNSQLRNTFKNSWINWHMPFHLWHFSPETLVSFMESEGWAVSHVETVTPPVWMFQTLTVEFLDYGFTSAREGFATMREKRNGQDPMSGDCIYLVASKADKSVSD
- a CDS encoding glycosyltransferase family 2 protein, which codes for MPPQVSVCIPAYNYGHYLPEAIESVLAQTFTDWELIICDDQSVDDTETICREYSDKDPRIRYFKNETRLGMFENFNRTIDHAQAPFVKFLCADDWLHPDCLEVCINLAETFPTASMIQSACVDVNSAGIPISNVSETCFPKKIYKGATLIQRQLLGFKGIGGNSSFFIRKKSLLEIGKYTSRFRYAADTFLGLQLCQVGDFVATNQLLFFGRMHGEERLYTEDLKGSEISHRSEENMAPLIDWISIPRIIFKSSPLFGNNWACMMIGIGRVGADYFLVAILRILQGNVKIGAMYIKEIFRHGKPWWPILAALPWRLIYLLWKRINRKFQKIQQTEVWRPPGFQITQNEKTHKDSTQMP
- a CDS encoding methyltransferase gives rise to the protein MRITRLIRSILQPIFQKTRLDMRALQWRLEALGVRHAMLSAVLSQDDSPHGPNERLLDLAESIITRARNIELSLLADRGAPPIVHVWPGEHYRVLAALIEEVKPRSVVEIGTFKGTGSLAMLQGIPDGGKLTTVDILPWDQIPETLIKESDFWDGRFEQILCDFGEPKITRKHADLLRGAEIIFIDASKDGVFEKNLIDNFSAIDMTPGTLLIFDDIRQWEMLDIWRGIQHPKLDITSFGHFSGTGIVEWSG
- a CDS encoding FkbM family methyltransferase: MKPDMTVYDIGAQAGYYSCIFSRLAHRGKIFSFEPLPENIISILRHIRMNKLSNVQVVHTALAGESGISGFSVEGEKHRNILIPTENAPLLIPTISLDDAVEIHQFPLPDFLKIDVEGAENQVLQGAQRTIEKVHPTIFLALHGEDQKNQCFQFLQMNNYALYDLEDRELTAPGETDEIRAT
- a CDS encoding glycosyltransferase, with amino-acid sequence MRVLHLTSGLSPRLGGPSVLVPEICKSLQNENVEVVLISTDADVSGNLNVPLNQPVETSGVRTYYFHTPFLKKYAFSFQLNTWLKNNVQLYDLVHIHQFFSYVTIPAVHWARRYGKPYIIRPAGQLNSHHIRKNLYVKQLFLLMVGNKILKNADFIHLTSNAELNEFHILKLPGTPRLLSPGLDFSNGGGEPNPEIFYKNHPELRSNKIILFLSRLHPVKGLDLLFPSFKQILKKENNVSLVIAGEPEKGYEKDIQNLLKSNGLENKVIFPGFVEGAEKSGLYSIADIFVLPSYGDNFGVAAYEAMEKGLPVLITDRVGVAPQVEQYGAGLVTGCDSGEISDALLTLLGDKELREKMGKQGAKLARDEFSWEKSSRELIKSYDMILSSESQ
- a CDS encoding FkbM family methyltransferase; the encoded protein is MLVSEFRLAAFKWTSRNRPAKGTERVHINDTYLDFCHTSHFELFRLNHIGGEQKLIQLLLDNTRSGDVVFDIGANIGMYSLFLAKKVGIGGQVISFEPEKNSRARLLVNIKLNAIENMRVLETALGETASEGVMDFSDEAGSGVHRILGNDEGESPSHQQTISVAPGDTVIHEHSLPAPNVLKIDVEGMEYDVLKGITQTLKHPDCRFILLEIHFSLHAKLGRDNVPRQIENLLSNSGFTYLEWADTSHLIGRKKSL